The following is a genomic window from Paenibacillus sp. FSL R5-0766.
GGTCATGTCCATGCGTTTGGGTGCAGACGATTTTATCCAGAAGCCTTTTCACTTCGATGTATTGATTGCCAAGATCCAAGCGACATTGCGGAGGGTGTATAACTATAATACAGAGCATACTGAACTCCGAACCTGGCGCGGTGCTGCTATTGAATATGTGAAAAATACACTGACCTGCGGGGATGAATCTGTTCTGTTAACCAAAAATGAGATGTTCATCCTTAAAGTGCTGGTCGAGCACAAAAATCAGATTGTTTCCCGTGAGGACCTCATCCGGAGCTTGTGGGATCACGAGCATTTCGTGAGTGACAATACGCTGACGGTTAACGTTAATCGGTTACGGAAGAAACTTGAACCCATCGGCTTGGAGCGGTACATTGAAACCAAAGTAGGGCAGGGATACATGGCAACGGAAGAGGCAGAAGCATGATCGGAAAGTACATACGAGAAAGGGTTAGTTGGTTATGGCTACTGGTAAGCATGCAACTTATTATTTTATTGGTGGCCTACCTGGACTCGTCCATTCCATTCCAATCTGTGATGTATATCGTAGGACTGAATGTGGTGGTATGTCTTGTTTTTATCTGGGCGAGATACCTGAAAGAGACCCGTTTCTATAGAAAATTGAGCATCTGGGATCATACCTATGATCTGAGAGAACTCGATATCGCCGAAAGTCCATATGAGCAGATTGTACATGAGGCGGTCAGTTCCCAGACACAGCGGTATCGTAAGGAGACGTCACACCATTTTATCGCTCTGGAACAGGAGAAGGACGAGATGTTATCCTGGATTCAT
Proteins encoded in this region:
- a CDS encoding response regulator transcription factor; the encoded protein is MFKIMLIEDDESLFSEIKERLSQWSYDVYGVQDFGKVLQEYSVIQPQLVIIDIQLPQYDGFHWCRIIRSHSNVPIIFLSSRDHPADMVMSMRLGADDFIQKPFHFDVLIAKIQATLRRVYNYNTEHTELRTWRGAAIEYVKNTLTCGDESVLLTKNEMFILKVLVEHKNQIVSREDLIRSLWDHEHFVSDNTLTVNVNRLRKKLEPIGLERYIETKVGQGYMATEEAEA